A DNA window from Pseudarthrobacter sp. W1I19 contains the following coding sequences:
- the folP gene encoding dihydropteroate synthase, producing the protein MDSLAAAPGTGPATSPLPVLRKPRPAARFEDLPTDRTLVMGIVNVTPDSFSDGGQHATADSAIAAGLRMFYAGADIIDVGGESTRPGAEDVSPEEEQRRVIPVIEALVKAGALVSIDTIHAVTAAAALNAGAAIINDVSGLTMEPEMAELAASSKAPYILTHRRGDARTMNSLAEYKDVAGEVVAELAGVRDKLYAAGVSPDQIIIDPGLGFAKNDAQNWELLQNLDQLDSLGHKVLVGASRKRFLGTLLTVAGKTAAPQERDDATAAITAISAYRGAWAVRVHDVGPSLDAVKVAARMAAPRTSQ; encoded by the coding sequence ATGGATTCACTCGCTGCAGCGCCGGGAACCGGCCCCGCAACCTCGCCATTGCCCGTCCTGCGCAAACCGCGGCCGGCAGCCCGCTTCGAAGACCTGCCCACCGACCGCACGCTCGTCATGGGCATCGTGAACGTTACGCCGGACTCCTTCAGCGACGGCGGCCAGCACGCCACGGCCGATTCCGCCATCGCCGCCGGGCTGCGGATGTTCTATGCGGGAGCGGACATCATCGACGTCGGAGGCGAATCCACGCGTCCCGGCGCGGAAGACGTCAGCCCTGAGGAAGAACAGCGGCGCGTGATTCCGGTGATCGAGGCGCTGGTGAAGGCCGGCGCCCTGGTCAGCATCGATACCATCCACGCCGTCACGGCGGCGGCCGCGCTCAACGCCGGAGCGGCCATCATCAATGACGTTTCCGGGCTCACCATGGAACCGGAAATGGCCGAGCTTGCGGCATCCTCCAAGGCCCCGTACATCCTCACGCACCGCCGCGGCGACGCCCGCACCATGAACTCCCTGGCCGAGTACAAGGACGTTGCCGGCGAAGTGGTGGCCGAACTGGCCGGAGTGCGGGACAAGCTTTATGCTGCCGGCGTCAGCCCGGACCAGATCATCATCGATCCAGGCCTGGGGTTCGCTAAGAATGATGCCCAGAACTGGGAACTCCTGCAAAACCTGGACCAGCTGGACAGCCTGGGCCACAAGGTCCTGGTGGGTGCGTCCCGCAAACGCTTCCTCGGCACCCTCCTGACCGTTGCCGGCAAGACCGCAGCGCCGCAGGAACGCGACGACGCCACCGCAGCCATCACCGCCATCAGCGCGTACCGGGGTGCCTGGGCAGTGCGCGTGCACGACGTCGGCCCCAGCCTGGACGCCGTAAAGGTTGCCGCGCGCATGGCCGCCCCAAGAACCAGCCAGTAG
- the folB gene encoding dihydroneopterin aldolase, whose product MDRITLTGVTAVGHHGVFDFERRDGQPFVVDAVLHLDFAKAAESDDVRDTAHYGEVAQRITEWISGEPLNLIEALAVRIADSLLSEFRLEAVDITVHKPQAPIEVPFGDVAVSVHRARNDARRDAGGVTAGRDTPGRDNGEKPAQGEAA is encoded by the coding sequence ATGGACAGGATTACGCTGACCGGTGTCACCGCCGTCGGCCATCACGGAGTCTTTGATTTTGAACGCCGTGACGGCCAGCCGTTTGTGGTGGACGCGGTGCTCCACCTGGACTTCGCCAAGGCCGCGGAATCTGACGATGTCCGGGACACCGCGCACTACGGCGAGGTTGCGCAGCGTATTACTGAATGGATTTCCGGCGAACCGCTGAACCTGATCGAGGCGCTTGCCGTGCGGATCGCGGACAGCCTGCTCAGCGAATTCCGGCTTGAGGCCGTGGACATTACCGTGCATAAACCGCAGGCACCCATCGAGGTTCCCTTCGGCGACGTGGCGGTCAGCGTCCACCGGGCAAGGAATGACGCACGCCGGGATGCAGGCGGTGTCACCGCAGGCCGGGACACTCCGGGCCGGGACAACGGGGAGAAACCAGCGCAGGGGGAAGCCGCATGA
- the ftsH gene encoding ATP-dependent zinc metalloprotease FtsH, with translation MKAKNFFKGPGIWIVVVIGMLLVAFATLAPGGAARIDTDKGLELLSGDKVEQAKIFDGENRVDLVLKDNLQLDGQDKGKSVQFFFVDARAQDVVKAVTDAKPSEGYTDQPIESNWFSGLLSLLIPVILLGALFWFLMTRMQGGGSKIMQFGKSKAKMVSKDMPQVTFADVAGSDEAVEELQEIKEFLQEPAKFQAVGAKIPKGVLLYGPPGTGKTLLARAVAGEAGVPFFSISGSDFVEMFVGVGASRVRDLFEQAKANSPAIIFVDEIDAVGRHRGAGIGGGNDEREQTLNQLLVEMDGFDVKTNVILIAATNRPDVLDPALLRPGRFDRQIGVDAPDMIGRDQILQVHAKGKPMAPGVDLKAVAKKTPGYTGADLANVLNEAALLTARSNANLIDDRALDEAIDRVMAGPQKRSRVMKEHERKITAYHEGGHALVAAALRNSAPVTKITILPRGRALGYTMVVPDNDKYSVTRNELLDQMAYAMGGRVAEEIVFHDPSTGASNDIEKATGTARKMVTEYGMSERVGAVRLGQGGGEPFLGRDAGHERNYSDQIAYVVDEEVRRLIDQAHDEAYAILTENRDVLDRLALELLERETLNQAEIADIFRDIRKRDFREVWLSKETRPVQKAGPVESRREQAEREAQEEAKQARLDEPLDAQPPHPQGVPEDAPFQGGIPDSGPDALRG, from the coding sequence ATGAAAGCTAAGAACTTCTTCAAGGGCCCGGGCATCTGGATCGTCGTTGTGATCGGGATGCTCCTGGTGGCCTTTGCAACGCTCGCTCCCGGCGGTGCAGCCCGGATCGATACAGACAAGGGCCTCGAACTGCTCTCTGGCGACAAGGTGGAGCAGGCAAAGATCTTCGACGGCGAAAACCGTGTTGACCTGGTGCTGAAGGACAACCTCCAGCTGGACGGGCAGGATAAGGGCAAGAGCGTCCAGTTCTTCTTTGTGGATGCCCGCGCCCAGGACGTGGTTAAAGCAGTCACCGATGCCAAGCCGTCCGAGGGTTACACGGACCAGCCGATCGAAAGCAACTGGTTCTCCGGCCTGCTCTCGCTGCTGATCCCGGTCATCCTGCTCGGTGCCCTGTTCTGGTTCCTGATGACCCGGATGCAGGGCGGCGGCTCCAAGATCATGCAGTTCGGCAAGTCCAAGGCCAAGATGGTCAGCAAGGACATGCCACAGGTGACGTTTGCTGACGTGGCCGGTTCCGACGAAGCTGTGGAGGAACTGCAGGAAATCAAGGAGTTCCTGCAGGAACCCGCGAAGTTCCAGGCTGTTGGCGCCAAGATCCCCAAGGGCGTGCTGCTGTACGGCCCTCCAGGTACCGGTAAGACCCTCCTCGCCCGCGCCGTCGCCGGTGAGGCTGGCGTCCCCTTCTTCTCCATCTCCGGCTCGGACTTCGTTGAAATGTTCGTCGGTGTGGGCGCGTCCCGCGTCCGCGACCTCTTCGAACAGGCCAAGGCCAACTCGCCCGCCATCATCTTCGTGGACGAGATCGACGCCGTCGGCCGCCACCGCGGTGCCGGCATCGGCGGCGGCAACGACGAACGCGAGCAGACCCTCAACCAGCTGCTGGTGGAGATGGACGGGTTCGACGTCAAGACCAACGTCATCCTCATCGCCGCCACGAACCGGCCCGACGTCCTGGATCCCGCACTGCTGCGTCCCGGGCGCTTCGACCGCCAGATCGGCGTGGACGCACCGGATATGATCGGCCGTGACCAGATCCTCCAGGTGCACGCCAAGGGCAAGCCCATGGCGCCCGGCGTGGACCTCAAGGCCGTTGCCAAGAAAACGCCCGGCTACACCGGTGCGGACCTCGCCAACGTCCTGAACGAGGCAGCCCTGCTCACCGCCCGCTCCAATGCCAACCTGATTGATGACCGCGCCCTGGACGAGGCCATCGACCGTGTGATGGCAGGCCCGCAGAAGCGCAGCCGCGTCATGAAGGAGCACGAGCGTAAGATCACCGCCTACCACGAAGGCGGCCACGCCCTGGTGGCGGCCGCGCTGCGGAACTCGGCCCCGGTCACCAAGATCACCATCCTTCCCCGCGGCCGCGCCCTCGGGTACACCATGGTGGTTCCGGACAACGACAAGTACTCCGTGACCCGCAATGAGCTCCTGGACCAGATGGCCTACGCCATGGGTGGCCGCGTCGCCGAAGAAATCGTCTTCCACGATCCCTCCACCGGCGCCTCCAATGACATCGAGAAGGCCACCGGCACCGCCCGCAAGATGGTTACCGAGTACGGCATGAGCGAACGCGTCGGCGCCGTCCGGCTGGGCCAGGGCGGCGGCGAGCCGTTCCTGGGCCGCGACGCCGGGCACGAGCGCAACTACTCGGACCAGATCGCCTACGTAGTAGACGAGGAAGTGCGCCGGCTGATCGACCAGGCCCATGACGAGGCCTACGCCATCCTCACCGAGAACCGCGACGTCCTGGACCGCCTGGCCCTCGAGCTGCTGGAGCGCGAAACGCTGAACCAGGCTGAAATCGCCGACATCTTCCGTGACATCCGCAAGCGCGACTTCCGCGAGGTGTGGCTGTCCAAGGAGACCCGCCCGGTGCAGAAGGCCGGGCCCGTGGAGTCCCGCCGGGAGCAGGCTGAGCGTGAAGCCCAGGAGGAAGCCAAGCAGGCCCGCCTGGACGAGCCGCTGGACGCCCAGCCGCCGCATCCGCAGGGTGTTCCAGAAGACGCCCCATTCCAGGGAGGCATCCCCGACTCGGGGCCTGACGCCCTTCGCGGCTAA
- the hpt gene encoding hypoxanthine phosphoribosyltransferase, with the protein MDSNDVQADLKHVLYTKEQIQQRITELAAQIDKDYEGREILLVGVLKGAVMVMADLARALHSHISMDWMAVSSYGSGTQSSGVVRILKDLDTDLMGKDVLIVEDIIDSGLTLSWLKTNLESRGTASVEICTAFRKPTAAKVEIDVKYVGYDIPNEFVVGYGLDYAEKYRNLDFVGTLAPHVYE; encoded by the coding sequence GTGGATTCAAACGACGTCCAGGCAGACCTCAAGCACGTTCTCTACACCAAGGAGCAGATCCAGCAGCGGATCACCGAGCTCGCTGCGCAGATCGACAAGGACTACGAGGGCCGCGAGATCCTCCTTGTGGGCGTCCTCAAGGGTGCCGTGATGGTGATGGCTGACCTGGCGCGCGCACTCCACAGCCACATCTCCATGGACTGGATGGCTGTCTCCTCCTACGGCTCCGGCACCCAGTCGTCGGGAGTTGTCCGCATCCTGAAGGACCTGGATACGGACTTGATGGGCAAGGACGTGCTGATCGTCGAGGACATCATCGACTCCGGCCTCACGCTCTCCTGGCTGAAGACCAACCTGGAATCCCGCGGCACCGCCTCCGTGGAAATTTGCACCGCCTTCCGCAAGCCCACGGCCGCCAAGGTGGAGATTGACGTCAAGTACGTCGGGTACGACATCCCCAACGAATTCGTGGTGGGCTACGGCCTGGACTACGCCGAGAAGTACCGCAACCTGGACTTCGTGGGTACCCTCGCCCCGCACGTCTACGAGTAG
- a CDS encoding zinc-dependent metalloprotease → MESTTGESSAQTLSSQASSLINWDLAASTAARLAPAGPVLNQAAIGDAVDSLRRLADASVEHVHEITGLEAARNLRDSSVLVVDRASWAKANTQSFAVMLKPAMEKMLESRRGSLSPAAASVSGAITGSQLGAVLAFLSSKVLGQYDPFAALAEGSNAPSGGRLLLVAPNIVAVERELNVTPEDFRLWVCLHEQTHRVQFAAAPWLRHHMLQQIDDLSVHLLGNVDSLMERATAAARSLKDRTADGNTPGRGAILDLLQDPEEKAAISHLTAVMSLLEGHANVVMDAVDASIVPSVKTIRQRFNDRGKDRGVIEKFIRSLLGLDAKMRQYSDGARFVRAVVDVAGMEGFNRVWESADHLPTEPEIHDAKLWLERMGL, encoded by the coding sequence ATGGAGTCCACTACAGGTGAGTCGTCAGCACAAACGTTGTCCAGCCAGGCCTCGTCCCTGATCAACTGGGACCTTGCCGCCTCCACTGCGGCTCGGCTGGCTCCGGCCGGCCCGGTCCTGAATCAGGCCGCCATCGGCGATGCCGTGGACAGCCTGCGCCGGCTCGCCGACGCTTCGGTGGAGCATGTCCACGAGATCACGGGGCTGGAAGCGGCACGGAACCTGCGGGATTCCAGCGTGCTGGTGGTGGACCGTGCCTCATGGGCCAAGGCCAACACCCAAAGCTTTGCCGTGATGCTGAAGCCCGCTATGGAAAAGATGCTCGAAAGCAGGCGCGGTTCCCTGAGTCCTGCCGCCGCCAGTGTCAGCGGCGCCATCACCGGCAGCCAGCTCGGTGCTGTCCTTGCCTTTCTGTCCAGCAAGGTCCTGGGCCAGTACGATCCGTTCGCGGCGCTCGCCGAGGGGTCCAACGCGCCGTCGGGTGGACGCCTGCTCCTGGTGGCTCCCAACATTGTTGCTGTGGAGCGGGAACTGAATGTCACCCCCGAGGATTTCCGCCTCTGGGTCTGCCTGCATGAGCAGACCCACCGGGTCCAGTTCGCGGCCGCACCGTGGCTGCGGCACCACATGCTGCAGCAGATCGATGACCTCAGCGTGCACCTGCTGGGCAACGTGGATTCGCTGATGGAGCGCGCCACGGCCGCCGCCCGTTCACTGAAGGACCGTACCGCCGACGGAAACACACCCGGCCGTGGAGCTATCCTGGACCTGCTGCAGGATCCCGAGGAGAAGGCCGCCATCTCGCACCTCACCGCCGTGATGAGCCTGCTCGAAGGCCACGCGAACGTGGTGATGGACGCCGTGGATGCCAGCATTGTTCCGTCAGTGAAGACCATCCGGCAGCGGTTCAACGACCGCGGCAAGGACCGCGGCGTGATCGAAAAGTTCATCCGCAGCCTCCTGGGCCTGGACGCCAAGATGCGCCAGTATTCCGACGGCGCGCGGTTCGTCCGTGCCGTGGTGGACGTCGCCGGAATGGAAGGCTTCAACCGGGTGTGGGAGTCGGCCGACCACCTGCCCACCGAGCCAGAGATCCACGATGCCAAGCTGTGGCTTGAGCGGATGGGACTCTGA
- the dacB gene encoding D-alanyl-D-alanine carboxypeptidase/D-alanyl-D-alanine-endopeptidase yields MTKPTAAEPWLDRVRHSFRGTVPALKRSWPLVVLTALLVVLMIPAALLVAPGFVGPEAPPPAPPAPEWQQAPATLSAARGLAPLDASASIPAASGVAAQVDPLLKADGGGSFTGLVQDALTGQVLFDRGGSEGRVPASNLKLLTAVAALRSLGPEHRFTTSVVQGPAAGQVVLVGGGDVLLGAGESNADQAMGHAGLAKLAAGTVEALKAAGAAGEIKVLVDDSLFTGPALNPAWESGDVAAGEVAPVYPLALNSARYDPAVTTGPRPQDSAVMVAEEFAARLRAEGAAAGLTVAAAVERSPRSAPTGGEAGEPAILAEAQSATVAEQVDLMLQASDNYLAEVLGRMASVAAGGPGSNDGATAAVRAQLSDAGINVDGIRLVDVCGLAMDNQVSARQFTEVVRAIAAGTDSRLRAALDGFPVAGLTGTLDTRYGEESTARGAGLVRAKTGTLNTVLALSGYVVDADGRLLVFSFIGNGLTPGAAGNKVALDRAATALTACGCR; encoded by the coding sequence ATGACCAAACCAACTGCCGCGGAACCGTGGCTTGACCGTGTCCGCCACAGTTTCCGGGGCACAGTCCCGGCCCTTAAGCGGTCTTGGCCCTTGGTTGTTCTGACGGCCCTGCTGGTGGTCCTGATGATCCCCGCAGCCCTGCTCGTAGCGCCGGGGTTCGTGGGCCCGGAGGCCCCTCCCCCCGCCCCACCGGCGCCTGAATGGCAGCAGGCTCCCGCCACACTGTCTGCCGCGCGCGGACTTGCCCCGCTGGACGCGTCGGCCAGCATTCCGGCCGCGTCCGGCGTCGCCGCGCAGGTGGATCCGCTGTTGAAGGCCGACGGCGGCGGGAGCTTTACGGGACTGGTGCAGGATGCACTCACCGGGCAGGTCCTCTTTGACCGCGGCGGGTCCGAGGGCAGGGTGCCGGCCTCCAACCTGAAACTGCTGACCGCTGTGGCGGCCCTGCGCTCGCTTGGCCCGGAGCACCGCTTCACCACGTCCGTGGTGCAAGGCCCGGCAGCCGGGCAGGTGGTGCTGGTGGGCGGCGGCGACGTCCTCCTCGGCGCCGGCGAGTCGAACGCGGACCAGGCGATGGGCCACGCCGGCCTGGCGAAGCTGGCCGCCGGGACTGTGGAAGCGCTGAAGGCCGCAGGCGCCGCGGGTGAGATCAAAGTGCTGGTGGACGATTCCCTGTTCACCGGCCCGGCCCTGAACCCCGCCTGGGAAAGCGGAGATGTTGCTGCCGGGGAAGTGGCGCCGGTGTACCCGCTGGCGTTGAACTCTGCCCGGTACGACCCCGCTGTCACCACCGGCCCGCGTCCGCAGGATTCGGCCGTCATGGTGGCGGAGGAATTCGCAGCCCGGCTGCGGGCGGAAGGCGCGGCCGCGGGACTGACTGTGGCAGCCGCCGTCGAACGTTCCCCCCGTTCAGCACCAACAGGCGGGGAAGCAGGGGAGCCGGCGATCCTCGCGGAGGCGCAGTCAGCCACGGTGGCCGAACAGGTGGACCTGATGCTGCAGGCCTCCGACAACTACCTCGCCGAAGTTCTGGGACGGATGGCATCGGTGGCGGCCGGCGGTCCCGGGAGCAACGACGGCGCCACGGCTGCCGTCCGCGCGCAGCTCTCCGACGCCGGAATCAACGTTGACGGCATCCGGCTCGTGGATGTGTGCGGGCTCGCGATGGACAACCAGGTGTCAGCCCGCCAGTTCACCGAGGTGGTGCGGGCCATCGCCGCCGGCACAGACAGCCGGCTGCGCGCCGCGCTGGACGGCTTCCCCGTGGCCGGCCTCACCGGCACGCTGGACACCCGCTACGGCGAAGAGTCAACCGCCCGGGGTGCAGGGCTGGTCCGTGCCAAGACCGGCACACTGAACACGGTGCTGGCGCTCAGCGGCTACGTGGTGGACGCCGACGGCCGCCTCTTGGTCTTCTCCTTCATCGGCAACGGGCTCACCCCCGGCGCCGCAGGCAACAAGGTGGCGCTGGACCGGGCTGCCACGGCGCTCACGGCCTGCGGCTGCAGGTAA
- a CDS encoding DUF3180 domain-containing protein, whose amino-acid sequence MKPLNPLRLMLICVILAVAGWSATVVTSRYGMATPVLPATALATMGVIVAITLILGIRILRWRNSNKPNSSKKKTLLDPLLAARTLVLAQACAYAGTVLLGWHVGIFLDQLRIWSLRSNQSITWLALAMAGGGLVMIVVGFLVERFCKIPPEDGDTNGTDGKPGRSVRGEAAGEGEYAYRGD is encoded by the coding sequence ATGAAACCCCTCAATCCGCTGCGCCTGATGCTGATCTGCGTCATTTTGGCAGTGGCGGGCTGGTCGGCCACGGTGGTGACCAGCCGCTACGGCATGGCCACTCCCGTCCTGCCGGCCACCGCGCTGGCCACCATGGGCGTGATTGTGGCCATCACCCTGATCCTTGGCATCAGGATCCTGCGGTGGCGCAACAGCAACAAACCCAACAGCTCCAAGAAAAAGACACTGCTCGATCCGCTCCTCGCGGCCCGGACCCTGGTGCTCGCGCAGGCCTGCGCTTATGCGGGGACGGTCCTGCTGGGCTGGCACGTGGGAATCTTCCTGGACCAGCTGCGGATCTGGAGCCTGCGCAGCAACCAAAGCATTACCTGGCTGGCGCTGGCGATGGCGGGCGGCGGACTGGTGATGATCGTGGTTGGCTTCCTTGTGGAGCGGTTCTGCAAGATCCCGCCGGAGGACGGCGACACCAACGGCACAGACGGGAAGCCGGGCCGATCGGTACGCGGCGAAGCCGCAGGGGAAGGCGAATATGCATACCGGGGCGATTGA
- the folK gene encoding 2-amino-4-hydroxy-6-hydroxymethyldihydropteridine diphosphokinase, whose product MNSGYSKVVLALGSNLGERNETLTEAVADLVDPPEIRLLAVSPIVQTKAVGGPPNQPDFLNMVITVEASLTPEELLEHCQSVENKHHRVREVRWGPRTLDVDIITYGDLRSDDPVLTLPHPRAASRAFVLYPWSLIEPAATLNGERISALATRADDFGDLALFDGFGDFDGLPTAGAVEER is encoded by the coding sequence ATGAACTCCGGGTATTCCAAGGTGGTGCTGGCCTTGGGCAGCAACCTTGGTGAGCGTAATGAGACCCTGACCGAGGCCGTCGCTGACCTCGTGGACCCGCCCGAGATCCGCCTTCTCGCGGTTTCGCCCATTGTGCAGACCAAGGCTGTCGGCGGTCCGCCGAACCAGCCGGACTTCCTGAACATGGTCATTACCGTCGAAGCCAGCCTCACTCCGGAGGAGCTGCTGGAACACTGCCAGTCGGTGGAAAACAAGCACCACCGCGTGCGGGAGGTGCGCTGGGGGCCCCGGACGCTCGACGTCGACATCATTACTTACGGCGATCTGCGCAGTGATGACCCTGTCCTCACCCTGCCGCATCCACGCGCGGCTTCCCGCGCCTTCGTCCTGTACCCCTGGTCGTTGATCGAACCCGCAGCCACGCTGAACGGTGAACGCATCAGCGCCCTTGCCACCCGTGCTGATGATTTCGGCGACCTTGCCCTGTTCGACGGCTTCGGCGACTTCGACGGCCTGCCCACGGCAGGAGCTGTGGAGGAGCGATGA
- the tilS gene encoding tRNA lysidine(34) synthetase TilS, with protein MLQDALAQAGYPRHLLVACSGGPDSLALAAVAAYFARRGHVDGHAVTVGAVVVDHQLQEGSAQVAAKTARVLQELGLAPVEIRTVTVGGTGLGPEAAAREARHTALEAAAEDQCADGILLGHTLDDQAEQVLLGLARGSGTRSLAGMRPVRGKLLRPFLGLRRADTEEICAVEELDPWHDPTNSDPAFARSRTRVEVLPHLEEKLGPGVAESLARTASILQLDADYLEDVAERTFSSLVEWNGRELSLPEDGLRALAPAIRFRVIAKAAADVGGQQPSYQRLLAAEALLRRQGSAGPVELPGGVSVYRLSLAQLEGSKDVGVPAAQGSPGSVPRGGARCGKLVFRPQKPPAK; from the coding sequence ATGCTGCAGGACGCGTTGGCCCAGGCCGGGTACCCCCGCCACCTCCTGGTGGCATGCAGCGGGGGACCGGACTCCCTGGCCCTGGCAGCAGTGGCCGCTTACTTCGCCCGCCGTGGCCACGTGGACGGCCACGCCGTCACGGTGGGTGCCGTGGTGGTGGACCACCAGCTGCAGGAAGGTTCCGCCCAGGTGGCGGCCAAAACCGCCCGCGTCCTGCAGGAACTGGGCCTTGCCCCGGTGGAAATCCGGACCGTGACCGTGGGCGGGACGGGACTTGGCCCGGAAGCCGCCGCGCGTGAAGCCCGGCACACAGCGCTGGAAGCAGCCGCAGAGGACCAGTGTGCGGATGGCATCCTGCTGGGCCACACGCTGGATGACCAGGCCGAACAGGTGCTCCTGGGCCTGGCCCGGGGTTCGGGAACCCGGTCGCTTGCCGGGATGCGGCCAGTCCGCGGAAAGCTGCTGCGGCCCTTCCTGGGACTCCGCCGGGCGGACACGGAGGAGATCTGCGCCGTCGAGGAGCTGGACCCGTGGCACGATCCCACCAACTCGGATCCGGCCTTCGCCCGTTCGCGCACCCGCGTTGAAGTCCTGCCGCACCTTGAAGAGAAGCTGGGGCCCGGCGTCGCGGAATCGCTGGCCCGGACAGCCTCCATCCTGCAGCTGGACGCCGACTACCTCGAGGATGTGGCGGAACGCACCTTCAGCTCGCTCGTGGAGTGGAACGGCCGCGAACTGAGCCTTCCGGAGGACGGGTTGCGGGCTTTGGCACCCGCCATCAGGTTCCGCGTGATCGCCAAGGCGGCGGCCGACGTCGGCGGGCAGCAGCCCAGCTACCAGCGCCTTTTGGCCGCGGAAGCACTGCTGCGGCGGCAGGGTTCGGCCGGCCCTGTGGAGCTGCCCGGCGGCGTGAGCGTCTACCGGTTGTCCCTCGCGCAGCTGGAGGGATCGAAGGATGTCGGCGTTCCGGCGGCCCAGGGCAGCCCCGGTTCCGTTCCCCGTGGAGGCGCACGCTGTGGGAAGCTAGTATTCCGGCCTCAAAAACCGCCCGCAAAATAG
- a CDS encoding LacI family DNA-binding transcriptional regulator yields the protein MLRKNIGIKDVALAAGVSVTTVSHVLNDVSYARVSAETRDKVRSAATQLGYGPNRLAQALRSRRTGMLGLVSEDIATTPHAGRILLGADDAARARGYTLMVINTSGTAGPASREADVEALLERQVDGILYATMYHRTVDAPPNLGKVPAVLVDAVSAGEPITSVVPDEYGGASTAVETLLAAGHLRVGFINNTEDVPSTRGRLRGFRETLNRAGLDGDAAPVRSASSDAQGGYDAARRILQGDNPPSALFCYNDRMAMGAYRAAAELGLSIPSDLSVVGFDDQELIAANLHPGLTTVALPHYEMGAWAAQRLIDTVEGTQLPDAAVPEPVLLDCPLVARGSVAGPRI from the coding sequence ATCTTGCGTAAAAACATTGGCATCAAGGACGTGGCGCTGGCCGCAGGAGTTTCTGTCACCACGGTCTCCCATGTCCTGAACGACGTTTCCTACGCACGGGTCAGCGCCGAAACGCGGGACAAGGTACGGTCCGCGGCCACGCAGCTGGGCTACGGGCCGAACCGCCTGGCGCAAGCACTGCGGAGCCGGCGCACCGGAATGCTCGGCCTGGTCAGCGAGGACATCGCCACCACGCCGCATGCCGGCCGCATCCTGCTGGGTGCCGATGATGCTGCCCGCGCCCGCGGTTACACCCTGATGGTCATCAACACCTCTGGCACCGCGGGCCCCGCATCCCGGGAAGCCGACGTGGAGGCGCTCCTTGAGCGGCAGGTGGACGGCATCCTCTACGCCACGATGTACCACCGGACGGTGGATGCCCCGCCCAACCTGGGCAAGGTGCCGGCCGTCCTCGTGGATGCAGTCAGCGCCGGCGAGCCAATCACCTCCGTAGTCCCGGACGAATACGGCGGGGCGAGTACCGCCGTCGAAACACTGCTCGCCGCGGGGCACCTCCGCGTGGGCTTCATCAACAACACCGAGGATGTGCCCTCCACCCGCGGGCGGCTCCGCGGCTTCCGCGAAACCCTCAACCGGGCAGGGCTCGACGGCGACGCCGCACCCGTGCGGTCCGCCTCCTCCGATGCGCAGGGCGGCTACGACGCAGCCCGCCGGATCCTCCAAGGTGACAACCCGCCGTCGGCCTTGTTCTGCTACAACGACCGGATGGCGATGGGAGCCTACCGCGCAGCCGCCGAGCTGGGCCTCTCCATCCCCTCAGACCTGTCCGTGGTGGGTTTTGACGACCAGGAACTGATCGCTGCCAACCTGCACCCGGGGCTCACCACCGTCGCGCTGCCGCACTATGAGATGGGCGCCTGGGCCGCGCAACGGCTGATAGACACGGTTGAGGGGACACAGCTGCCGGACGCCGCCGTGCCTGAGCCAGTCCTCCTTGACTGCCCGCTGGTGGCACGCGGCTCGGTCGCCGGGCCCCGAATTTAG
- the folE gene encoding GTP cyclohydrolase I FolE, whose amino-acid sequence MTHFDDDDVPASAGYPAEGGAHHSKHQKVDRPRIEAAVREILLAIGEDPDRGGLVDTPKRVAKAYAEVFAGLHHDPADVLSTTFDLDHEELVLVKDIPFYSTCEHHLVPFHGVAHVGYIPSHDGKVTGLSKLARLVDIYARRPQVQERLTTEIVEAMVRHLKPRGAIVVVECEHMCMSMRGIRKPGAKTVTSAVRGQLHDPATRAEAMSLILGR is encoded by the coding sequence GTGACCCACTTCGACGACGACGACGTTCCCGCCTCCGCCGGCTACCCGGCGGAGGGCGGCGCCCACCATTCAAAGCACCAGAAGGTGGACCGGCCGCGCATTGAGGCTGCCGTCCGCGAGATCCTCCTGGCTATCGGAGAAGACCCGGACCGCGGCGGCCTCGTGGACACCCCCAAGCGGGTGGCCAAGGCCTACGCCGAGGTGTTTGCCGGGCTTCACCACGACCCCGCCGACGTCCTGTCCACCACCTTCGACCTGGACCATGAAGAACTGGTGCTGGTCAAGGACATCCCGTTCTACTCCACCTGTGAGCACCACCTGGTGCCGTTCCATGGTGTGGCCCACGTGGGCTACATTCCCTCGCATGACGGCAAAGTGACCGGGCTGAGCAAGCTGGCCCGGCTCGTGGATATCTACGCCCGCCGTCCCCAGGTGCAGGAGCGCCTCACCACGGAGATCGTTGAAGCGATGGTCCGCCACCTCAAGCCGCGTGGCGCCATCGTTGTTGTTGAATGCGAACACATGTGCATGTCCATGCGCGGTATCCGCAAGCCCGGAGCAAAGACCGTCACCAGTGCGGTCCGCGGGCAGCTTCATGACCCGGCCACCCGTGCCGAAGCCATGAGCCTCATCCTCGGAAGGTAA